One genomic segment of Brassica napus cultivar Da-Ae chromosome A3, Da-Ae, whole genome shotgun sequence includes these proteins:
- the LOC111214641 gene encoding small polypeptide DEVIL 7-like yields the protein MKKKSKDEALKNWEKKKKPSSPKRVEKSLKKKRGRLYIIVKCIAMLLCSNE from the coding sequence ATGAAGAAAAAGTCAAAGGATGAGGCATTGAAGAattgggagaagaagaagaagccgtcTTCACCAAAACGGGTTGAGAAGTCTCTGAAAAAGAAGAGAGGAAGGCTCTACATTATTGTGAAATGTATTGCTATGCTTCTTTGTTCGAACGAGTAA